From one Salmo salar chromosome ssa09, Ssal_v3.1, whole genome shotgun sequence genomic stretch:
- the sash3 gene encoding SAM and SH3 domain-containing protein 3 has translation MLRRKPSNASEKEQVQEKVQKKKLTLQRSSSFKDFMKPKSPVVVDKELNLDYTVPEDMPVEDAVKSGSKQGKKSWRNVISRTMTRKTSKTVQKALAEEGGESGDEGSLSPTTDWMPGLTAGNRTSVCSNGSEDTVHSPVSRQLSGCGDRQSLDSGYSQRDSMRLEESSPPYTGPFCGRARVHTDFIPSPYDIESLKLQKGDIIQIIEKDPVGTWTGKLNNKVGTFKFIYVNILPDEATPPMRKMCPSKNRFSKAKNKPQTLEEVLERIGLTELGSLLSMHGFQSLEDFGGLKESHLNELNITDAEQRTKILTATELLRDSDDESEPEEEGSSTEEKGDVPRDSGCFESTENMENGRHEPEGEPGMQQKSNQEPEQQQREENQLSSVEEQLQELTVDEEIS, from the exons ATGTTACGGCGAAAACCTTCCAACGCCTCAGAGAAGGAGCAGGTGCAGGAGAAGGTGCAGAAGAAGAAG CTCACTCTGCAGAGGTCCAGCAGCTTCAAGGACTTCATGAAGCCCAAGTCCCCAGTAGTGGTGGACAAGGAGCTCAACTTGGACTACACA GTGCCAGAGGATATGCCTGTGGAGGATGCAGTGAAGAGTGGCAGTAAGCAGGGGAAGAAGTCGTGGCGTAACGTCATCTCACGCACCATGACCCGCAAAACCTCCAAGACGGTACAGAAGGCCCTGGCAGAGGAGGGG GGGgagagtggtgatgagggctcCCTGTCTCCCACCACAGACTGGATGCCAGGCCTGACAGCAGGCAATAGGACATCTGTGTGCTCCAATGGCTCCGAGGACACTGTCCACAGCCCCGTCTCTCGCCAGCTCTCTGGGT GTGGGGACCGCCAGAGCCTGGACAGTGGctacagccagagagacagcatGAGGCTGGAGGAGTCCAGTCCTCCCTACACAGGCCCCTTCTGTGGTCGTGCTCGTGTCCACACAGACTTCATCCCTAGCCCCTACGACATAGAGTCCCTCAAGCTCCAA AAAGGTGACATCATCCAGATCATTGAGAAGGACCCGGTGGGCACATGGACAGGGAAGCTCAACAACAAGGTGGGCACCTTCAAGTTCATCTATGTCAACATCTTACCGGACGAGGCCACGCCACCCATGAGGAAAATGTGCCCCAGCAAGAACCGCTTCTCCAAGGCCAAAAACAAGCCCCAGACCCTGGAGGAAGTTCTGGAGAGGATCGGTCTCACC GAGCTGGGCTCTTTGCTGTCTATGCACGGCTTCCAAAGCCTGGAGGACTTTGGCGGGCTGAAGGAGTCCCACCTCAATGAACTGAACATCACAGATGCTGAGCAACGTACCAAGATTCTGACTGCTACTGAGCTGCTGCGTGACT CGGATGACGAGTCTGAGCCAGAGGAGGAGGGAAGTAGCACTGAGGAGAAGGGTGACGTACCCAGGGACTCTGGCTGCTTCGAGAGCACAGAGAACATGGAGAACGGGCGCCATGAACCAGAGGGAGAGCCTGGTATGCAGCAGAAGTCTAACCAGGAGCCAGAGCagcaacagagagaggagaatcaGCTGAGCTCTGTTGAGGAGCAACTGCAGGAGCTTACAGTGGATGAGGAGATCTCCTGA